A part of Carettochelys insculpta isolate YL-2023 chromosome 1, ASM3395843v1, whole genome shotgun sequence genomic DNA contains:
- the LOC142019313 gene encoding olfactory receptor 51G2-like: protein MTAINGSRFQSEVFLLTGIPGQEHIYLWLSIPFCLMYAVSIVGNSFIVFVIKTNPSLHEPMYIFLSMLAATDLGLSITTMLTTLRIFLLNSREISLDACFAQLFFIHSLTCIESSLLLLMSFDRLIAIRDPLRYASILTPWRLAKMWLACVLRGVVLKLPYPILLKRFQYCRENVLTHSYCIHGEVMKMACSDVTVNSIFGLCNALLTEGLDSLLIFLSYVMILKTVLSITSNAECLRALNTCVSHLCAVLALYMPYIGITLILRFSKNPSPLVQIILGYVYLLLPPLMNPIVYSVKSKQLRARIVRLFVS, encoded by the coding sequence ATGACAGCTATCAATGGGAGCAGATTCCAATCTGAAGTGTTCCTTCTCACCGGGATACCCGGACAGGAACACATCTACCTGTGGCTCTCTATCCCCTTCTGCTTAATGTATGCTGTTTCCATAGTAGGAAATTCATTCATTGTGTTCGTTATAAAAACTaatccaagcctccatgagcccatgtacattttcctttccatgttggcTGCCACAGACCTTGGATTATCAATAACCACCATGCTGACAACACTGCGAATATTCTTGTTGAACTCTAGGGAGATCAGCCTTGATGCCTGTTTTGCTCAGCTGTTCTTCATTCATTCACTTACATGCATTGAGTCCTCTCTGCTCTTGTTGATGTCCTTTGACCGCCTCATTGCAATCCGTGACCCCCTAAgatatgcttccatcttaacaCCATGGAGACTAGCCAAGATGTGGCTGGCATGTGTGCTCAGAGGAGTGGTTTTAAAGCTTCCGTATCCCATTCTCCTGAAACGGTTCCAGTACTGTCGAGAAAATGTCCTAACCCATAGCTACTGTATACACGGAGAAGTCATGAAAATGGCTTGTTCTGATGTCACAGTCAACAGCATCTTTGGTTTGTGTAATGCATTGTTAACGGAAGGTTTGGATTCActgctcatcttcctctcttATGTGATGATCCTCAAAACAGTGCTGAGCATCACATCCAATGCAGAGTGCCTCAGGGCCCTGAACACCTGTGTCTCCCATCTCTGTGCGGTACTTGCCTTATATATGCCATATATCGGCATCACTTTGATACTTAGATTTTCGAAGAACCCTTCTCCTTTGGTTCAGATtatcctgggctatgtctacctgctgctcccaccactgatgAATCCCattgtgtacagtgtgaaaagcaaacagcttCGTGCAAGGATTGTCAGGCTATTTGTCAGTTGA